The Dioscorea cayenensis subsp. rotundata cultivar TDr96_F1 chromosome 19, TDr96_F1_v2_PseudoChromosome.rev07_lg8_w22 25.fasta, whole genome shotgun sequence genome includes a window with the following:
- the LOC120250435 gene encoding sulfate transporter 3.1-like, whose amino-acid sequence MVNSELVFPAEVECAHRVPVPPSKPFSEALKANLKETFFPDDPLRQFKNQPPLKKFTNGLQYLIPFLEWAPKYTLAYFKSDLIAGITIASLAIPQGISYAKLGNLPPILGLYSSFVPPLVYAMLGSSKDVAVGTVAVASLLIASMFSKEVSASQNPGLYLHLAFTATFFAGVFEAALGFLRLGFIVDFLSHATIVGFMGGAATVVCLQQLKGILGLEHFTTSTDLVSVMESVFTQTQKWRWESVLLGCCFLCFLLSTRYFGKVRPKYFWVSASAPLISVIFGSVLVYLTHAENHGVQVIGHLKKGLNPISVTNLVLSPPHMMLALKVGIITGIIALAEGIAVGRSFAMFKNYHIDGNKEMIAFGMMNIVGSFTSCYLTTGPFSRSAVNYNAGCKTAMSNVIMAMAVMITLLFLTPLFHYTPLVVLSAIIISAMLGLLDYEAAIHLWHVDKMDFFNCIAAYLGVVFCSVEIGLVLAVSISILRVLLFVARPRTTVLGNMPNSMIYRRMDQYPMAQCVPGVFIIQIDAPIYFANSSYLRERLSRWIDEEEDKIKDKGEDTLQYVILDMGAVGSIDTSGISMLGEVKKTLERRGLQLVLANPGSEVMKKLDKSKVLEEIGHAWIFLTVGEAVGACSFLLHTCKARTVSSVNSDVLAHDNIV is encoded by the exons ATGGTGAACTCTGAGCTAGTCTTCCCGGCCGAAGTAGAGTGTGCTCACCGTGTTCCGGTGCCACCCTCGAAACCTTTCTCCGAAGCCTTGAAAGCAAACCTCAAAGAAACATTCTTCCCTGATGACCCTCTTCGCCAATTCAAGAACCAACCTCCATTAAAGAAGTTCACCAATGGCCTCCAATATTTAATTCCCTTTCTTGAATGGGCACCAAAGTACACTCTTGCTTACTTTAAGTCTGATCTCATTGCCGGTATCACCATAGCAAGCCTTGCAATTCCTCAAGGCATTAGTTATGCAAAGCTTGGCAACCTCCCTCCTATTCTTGGCCTAT ATTCAAGCTTTGTGCCACCGCTTGTTTATGCAATGTTGGGGAGCTCAAAGGACGTTGCCGTCGGCACGGTGGCTGTCGCATCTCTGCTTATCGCTTCGATGTTCAGCAAGGAGGTTTCGGCTTCACAAAACCCAGGGCTTTATCTTCACTTGGCCTTCACTGCCACCTTCTTTGCTGGTGTCTTTGAAGCTGCCTTAGGCTTTCTTAG GTTAGGGTTCATAGTGGATTTTCTATCTCATGCAACCATAGTGGGATTCATGGGAGGAGCTGCAACAGTGGTGTGCCTTCAACAACTCAAAGGAATTCTAGGACTTGAGCATTTCACCACTTCTACTGATCTTGTATCTGTCATGGAGTCTGTCTTTACTCAGACCCAAAAA TGGAGATGGGAAAGTGTGTTGCTTGGATGTtgctttttatgttttctcCTCAGCACGCGCTATTTT GGCAAAGTCAGACCAAAATATTTTTGGGTGTCAGCATCTGCACCATTAATATCTGTCATCTTTGGAAGTGTTTTGGTGTATTTAACTCATGCTGAAAATCATGGTGTTCAAGTG ATTGGTCACCTAAAGAAAGGATTGAACCCAATATCAGTAACCAACCTAGTCCTCTCACCACCACACATGATGCTTGCACTGAAAGTTGGCATTATCACTGGGATCATTGCCCTTGCG GAAGGAATTGCCGTTGGAAGGAGTTTCGCCATGTTTAAAAACTACCATATTGATGGCAACAAGGAAATGATCGCCTTCGGTATGATGAACATAGTCGGATCATTCACATCGTGTTACTTAACAACCG GACCGTTTTCGAGAAGTGCGGTGAACTACAATGCAGGATGCAAGACAGCAATGTCAAATGTGATAATGGCAATGGCAGTGATGATCACATTGTTGTTCTTGACACCATTGTTTCATTACACTCCTCTGGTAGTCCTTTCGGCCATCATCATCTCGGCAATGCTCGGCCTTCTCGACTACGAGGCTGCCATTCACCTCTGGCACGTTGATAAGATGGACTTCTTCAATTGTATTGCGGCCTATTTGGGTGTCGTCTTTTGTAGCGTTGAAATTGGACTTGTCCTTGCTGTTTCCATATCGATACTTAGAGTACTATTATTTGTTGCGAGACCAAGGACTACAGTATTAGGTAATATGCCGAACTCGATGATCTACCGCAGAATGGATCAGTACCCAATGGCTCAATGTGTTCCCGGTGTCTTCATCATCCAAATTGATGCTCCAATTTATTTTGCGAATTCAAGCTACCTAAGAGAAAG gttatcTAGATGgattgatgaagaggaggacAAGATAAAGGACAAGGGAGAGGATACATTGCAATATGTGATACTGGACATGGGTG CTGTGGGAAGCATTGACACAAGTGGCATTAGCATGTTAGGAGAAGTCAAGAAGACTTTGGAAAGAAGAGGACTTcaa CTAGTGTTAGCAAACCCGGGAAGTGAGGTGATGAAGAAGCTTGATAAATCAAAGGTACTTGAAGAGATTGGCCATGCATGGATTTTTCTAACTGTTGGAGAGGCTGTTGGAGCTTGTAGTTTCTTGCTTCACACTTGTAAAGCAAGAACAGTTAGCAGTGTCAATAGTGATGTTTTGGCTCATGATAATATTGTTTGA